AACCGCTCAGACGGTCCGGGTCGCCCCGACCAGGTCGGCCAGCACCCGCGCCGCGGCCTCGGCGTCGGCGCCCCGGGCCTCCAGGTCCAGGCGGCTGCCGCAGTCGGCGGCCAACATCATCAGGTCGAGGATGCTCCGCGCGTCGGCCACCCGGCCGTCGCCGCGGACGCGGACCTCGGCGACGAAGCCGGCGGCGGCCTGCGCCAGCCGAGCGGCCGCCCGCAGGTGCAGGCCGGCGGGGTCGGTGACCTCGAAGCGCCGGTGCACGGGGCCGCCGGGGCCGGGCGTCGTACCGTTCTGCGTGGGGATCATGGCAGGGCACCCGAGTCTCGGTGGATCGGCCCGTCGCCCGGATCGGCCCCGCCCGGAACGGGGGGGCGGGACGGTGTCCGGGCCCCTCCCGTCCGGCCGTCGGACCGCCGACTGGCCGGGTGCCGCGGGCAGTCGGCGCGGGGCCGATCCGGTCCACGGCGAGGGTCCCGCCGAGGGGCGGGGCGGGAGGGCCGCCGGCCATCATGGCCGGGCCGGGGTGCCGGGGTCGCCCCGGATGCCTGCCGATTCGCGTCGTGGGTTTCCCGGACGCGCCGCCGGTCAGCCGCCGGCCAGCCACCCGCGCATCGCCGCGTAGCGGACCACGTCGGCCCGGGTCCGCAGGCCGAGCTTTTCCATCGCCCGCGCCTTGTAGGTCTCGACCGTACGCACGCCGACGTCGAGGTCCGCGGCGACCTGCTTGAGCGGGTGCCCCAGGGCGACCCGCCGGAGCACCTCGGCCTCGCGCTCGCTCAGCTCCGCCCCGGCGGCCGGGCCCCCCGCCGGGGCCCGGACCAGGCCGACGACCAGCGCCCCGGCGATCGCCGGGTCGAGGTACGTCTCGCCGGCCGCCACGCGGCGGATGGCGCGCACCAGGTCCTCGGCGGCGGCCCGCTTGACCACGTAGCCGGAGGCGCCGGCGGCCAGTACCTGGCGGACGTAGCCGATGTCCTCGTGGGCCGAGAGGGCCAGCACCCGCACGGCGGGGCGATCGCGGCGGATCCGCGCGGTGGCCTCGGCCCCGGAGACCTCCGGCATGGACACGTCGAGCACGGCCACGTCGGGCCCGGTGTCAAGCACCCCGAGCACGGCCGCCTCGCCGTCGGCCGCCTCGCCGACGACCTCCATGTCGGGCTGGGCGTCGATCAGGGCCCGCAGGCCGCCGCGGACCACCGGATGGTCGTCGGCCAGGAAGACGCGGAGCTTAGCCACGGCCGTCCCCCCTCTCGCCCTCGGCCAGCGGGACCCGGGCGATGATGGCGGTCCCCCGGCCGAGCTCAGTCTCGATGTCCAGCTGACCGCCGACCAGCGAGACCCGCTCTCGCATGCCGACCAGGCCGAGCCGGCCACCGCGGTGATCGAGGACGATGGGGTCGGAACCGACCCCATCGTCCTCGATCACCGCGGTGGCCGACCCGCCGTGCCGGCTGATGACCACGCTGACCGACTGGGCCCGGGCGTGCTTGGCCACGTTGGTCAGCGCCTCCTGGACGACCCGGTACAGGACGGTCTCGACCTCGGTCGGCAGCCGTCCGGCCTCCAGCCCGGCGGCCTGGAAGTCGACCGGCACGCCGGCCCGGGCCGACCACTCGGCGGCGAGCTGGCCCAGCGCCGCCTCCAGCCCCAGGTCGTCCAGGGCGGTCGGCCGCAGGCGGACGGCCAGCTCGTGCACCTGCCGGCCCAGCTCGTCGGCCACGCGGCGGACATCGGCCAGCCGCTCGGCCGCCGGCGCCGGCAGCGGCCCGGCGTCGGCCACCGCCCGGACCGCCAGGGCGAGGCCGGCGAGCAGCTGGCCGGTCTGGTCGTGCAGGTCGCGGGCAATGCGGCGCCGCTCGTCCTCCTGGGCCGTGGCCAGCTGCCGGCTCAGCGCGGCCCGGGCGGCGATCTCCGCCCACAGCGCCGCGTTGGCCTCGGCCAGGGCGGCGGTCCGCTCGGCCACCCGGCCCTCCAGCTCGGCCAGCAGCCGGCGGACCTCACGCCTCCCGGCCCGGTAGCGCAGCCCCGCCCGGACGGCCGCCTCGAACTGCGCCTGGGTGACCGGCTTGGTCAGCAGCGTGGCGTGCAAGGACCGGGCGAGCACGCCGGCCAGCAGCGGGGCGTCCGCCGCGTCGGCCAGCAGGACCAGCGGCAGGTCGCCGGCCTCGGGATGGGCGTCGAGGGCCGCCAGCAGCGTCCCCAGCGGCCCGAGGCCGGCGGAGGCGTCGGCGAGCATCAGGTCGGTCGGGCCCCCGCCGAGCAGCGCCTGCAGCTCGTCCGCCCCGCCGACGACCCGGCACGCGCACCCCAGCGCGCCGAGGGCCCGGCAGGCCAGCTCGGCGTCGGCCGGCCAGCCGCAGTGCACCAGGACCAGGGGGGGCGCCGCGCCGTCATCCAAGGTGCCCCTCCCCGTCCCTCGGACCGGCCCCCGCGTCCGGGCCGGCGGTGTTGGCCTGCCCTCCGAGGATCCCCCGGAATTCCGGCAGCGGCCCGCCCACGCGCACCCCCTCGGGCGTGATTTCCAGGTCGCGGAAGGCCCGGTCGTGGCCGCCGAGCCGGCGCTTGATGACCCCCGAGGCGATCCGCAGGCCGCCCTCGGCCTCGAAGAGCTTCAGCAGCAGGATCGTGTCGACCAGGTGGCTCAGGCCGAGCCGGTGCGCCTCGTCCGACTGGTTCAGGGTCGGCAGCTCCAGCGTCAGCAGGGTAGCGACCCCCATCCGGTTGAGGTAGCTGGCCAGCTGGCTCACGTGGCTGACCAGGCACGACTCGTCGGGCATGGTGGCGAGGTAGCCGTTGAGGCTGTCGATCATCACCAGCCGGGTCCCCCTGCCCTCCACCTCCTCGCGGACCCGGGCGGCGAACTGGTCGGGGTAGAGCACCAGCGGGTTGACCTTGGTGACCTCCAGCAGGCCCCGCTCGATCAGCCCTCGGACGCCGAGCCCCAGCGCCTCGCAGCGGGTGAGGATCTCCGGGGCCCCCTCCTCGAACGAGTAGGCCACGGCCCGCTCGCCCCGGCGGGCCGCCTCGGCCAGGAAGCCCAGGCCGACGGTGGTCTTGCCGGCCCCGGAGTTGCCGGCGATCAGCGTGACGGTGCCCCGGTCGATCCCGCCACCGAGCTGGCGGTCCAGCTCCGCGACGCCGCTGCCAAGCGCCTCGCGGGGGAAGTCCCGGCCGTGCTCGGTGGCCAGCATACGAGGGTAGACCACCAGGCCGTGCTGCTCGATGTCCAGGGCGTGGTCGCCGGAGGCGAAGTCGCTGTCGCGATACTTCTCCACCCGCAGGGCGCGGCGCTCGCGCCCGTCCCGTCTATGGTCCCGGTCGACCTGGATGATGCCCTGGACGAGCGAGAGGATGTCCTCGTCGAACTGGTGCCGGTTGCTCTCGGCCAGGAACAGGGCGGTGTGGCCCCGCTCCATGAGGGAGTCCTTCAGGGCGGCAACCTGGCGACGGTAGCGGATCGGGTCGCGGCTGAGGAAGCCGACCTCGCTGAGGTTGTCGAAGACGACGCGGGCCGGGCCTAGGCCCTCGATCGCCTCGGCGATCCGCCGGGTGGCGGGGGCCAGCTCGACCTCGGCGGGGTGGAAGATGGTGTAGGTGCCCTCGGGGGTCGTCTCCTCGGGGCCGGCGCGGGCATGGAGGTCCAGGACGTGGATGCCGTCAAGGCCCCAGCCGCGCCGCTCGGCGGAGCGGCGGATGACGGCCTCGGGCTCGGTCAGGGAGACGTAGAGGGCCGGCTCGCCGCGGCGGGCGCCGGCCATGAGGAACTGCATGCCCAGGGTGGTCTTTCCGGTTCCGGAGGACCCGCGGACCAGGTACGACTCGCCGGGCAGCAGGCCGCCGCGGAGCACGTCGTCGAGGGCCGGGATGCCGGTCGAGAGTCGCGTCATCATCGGAAGTCCTCCGGGGGGCGCCTGTTGCGATTCCGGTGCCGGGGGACGACGCGCGGTCGCCCCGGCATCGGAACGCGGCCCCAATCGAGCCCTCGGATCGGCCAGCGTCCCGGGCGCCGACGCGGGTCGTCCGCCCGGGAGGTGTCGGGGCCTTAAGGGTACGCTCCCGGCCCTGGTTCGGAGAGCAGCGGTTGACTGCGTGATCCGCCCCCAAAAGCGATCCTGCTGGCGAAATGTCAGGCCGGGACGGCCGCGGTGATCAGCCGGACGAAGGCGCACGTCCTGGTCGCTTCTCGAGGTGCCTCCGCGAGCCAGTCGACGACGCGCAAGATGTCGATCGCGGCCGCCGTCGCCAGGTGCTGGAGGTGCGTCTTCGCCCGACCCGCGTAGC
The Tautonia plasticadhaerens DNA segment above includes these coding regions:
- a CDS encoding HPr family phosphocarrier protein, yielding MIPTQNGTTPGPGGPVHRRFEVTDPAGLHLRAAARLAQAAAGFVAEVRVRGDGRVADARSILDLMMLAADCGSRLDLEARGADAEAAARVLADLVGATRTV
- a CDS encoding response regulator transcription factor → MAKLRVFLADDHPVVRGGLRALIDAQPDMEVVGEAADGEAAVLGVLDTGPDVAVLDVSMPEVSGAEATARIRRDRPAVRVLALSAHEDIGYVRQVLAAGASGYVVKRAAAEDLVRAIRRVAAGETYLDPAIAGALVVGLVRAPAGGPAAGAELSEREAEVLRRVALGHPLKQVAADLDVGVRTVETYKARAMEKLGLRTRADVVRYAAMRGWLAGG
- a CDS encoding sensor histidine kinase, with protein sequence MDDGAAPPLVLVHCGWPADAELACRALGALGCACRVVGGADELQALLGGGPTDLMLADASAGLGPLGTLLAALDAHPEAGDLPLVLLADAADAPLLAGVLARSLHATLLTKPVTQAQFEAAVRAGLRYRAGRREVRRLLAELEGRVAERTAALAEANAALWAEIAARAALSRQLATAQEDERRRIARDLHDQTGQLLAGLALAVRAVADAGPLPAPAAERLADVRRVADELGRQVHELAVRLRPTALDDLGLEAALGQLAAEWSARAGVPVDFQAAGLEAGRLPTEVETVLYRVVQEALTNVAKHARAQSVSVVISRHGGSATAVIEDDGVGSDPIVLDHRGGRLGLVGMRERVSLVGGQLDIETELGRGTAIIARVPLAEGERGDGRG
- a CDS encoding ATPase domain-containing protein, with translation MMTRLSTGIPALDDVLRGGLLPGESYLVRGSSGTGKTTLGMQFLMAGARRGEPALYVSLTEPEAVIRRSAERRGWGLDGIHVLDLHARAGPEETTPEGTYTIFHPAEVELAPATRRIAEAIEGLGPARVVFDNLSEVGFLSRDPIRYRRQVAALKDSLMERGHTALFLAESNRHQFDEDILSLVQGIIQVDRDHRRDGRERRALRVEKYRDSDFASGDHALDIEQHGLVVYPRMLATEHGRDFPREALGSGVAELDRQLGGGIDRGTVTLIAGNSGAGKTTVGLGFLAEAARRGERAVAYSFEEGAPEILTRCEALGLGVRGLIERGLLEVTKVNPLVLYPDQFAARVREEVEGRGTRLVMIDSLNGYLATMPDESCLVSHVSQLASYLNRMGVATLLTLELPTLNQSDEAHRLGLSHLVDTILLLKLFEAEGGLRIASGVIKRRLGGHDRAFRDLEITPEGVRVGGPLPEFRGILGGQANTAGPDAGAGPRDGEGHLG